The Dehalobacter sp. DCM sequence TTTATCAGTCCGATAACAAGCATGCTTTCTCTCCTTTTGGGGGAGAGATATTTTAGGAGGACTTAATATCAACCTCAAGCACGCCGGCAAAAGCTTGCCTGAGGGTATCCGCGAATGAGTAAACCAAGGTTGAATAAAAAAACCTCTTATCCTATGGATAAAAGGTTAGATCACAGTGTATCTGCATGATTTATGCAGAAATATAATCCATCCTCCTATCAACCGTAGGCGTCCAATGAATTAACTGCAAGCAGGTCTTCTGGCTTAAGGTTCATCGTTATCCTTACCTTCCCGAATCCGGTGGTTATTCAAGGACTCCTCACCTTTTACAGCGGCGGGACCGCACGGGACTCTCACCCGTTTCCCTATTCTACCGGCAACAGCCGGTCACTTACAGATAAATATTCAATTACTTATGATTATACTATAAATAATGGAAAAGGCAAGTGCTTTATAAGTATCTATTATTTCATCGGTGTATCGTTGTCTTCGGCGGCATATCTCGTATTATGATCTTTCAATAATTAGACAACTATATTCTCTTGGGTCCGGTCCGCGCACCACATTCCGCTTTCGGCTCTTGCGCCATCCGTGAATTTACATTGAGGAAGTTAAAATTCTTATGCCCTCCTTGGCGAATTTTAACTTAGGTCCATCCATGGACCGTTGCGCTTCGCAATCCTACTCCGCTTGACGCCGGAAATGTGGTACGCAGACCGAGCTAATGGGGTTTGAATGTCCAGTTATTTAGAGAACGTTGTACTAGGCAGCTGCTTTAGGTTTCCGTCTTTTTAAAAAATGCAGGACAAATCCTACCATTATAAGCAATGCGAGTGTAAGCGCGCCGCCAACGAAACCGGAAACGGATGTTCCAGCACTTACAGCAGGCCAAGTATCTCCGGTTTCTGCTGCCGGTTCAGTGTGAGCTTCGGTATTTGTTGTTTTAAAACCATAATCCGGCAAAAAAGCCGTTTTACTTTGAATTCCGGCTAAAAAACCATGAATCCCGTCCGTTGCTTCCAGTTCCGTGACGCCTGCGGTTTTCTCCATTGACCATTCCAGTCCGTCGGGATTAGCAGATGCAAACCAGGAAACACCGCCGCCGATCACCAGGGCAGCGATCAAGAAGCCGATGACAACACGTTTAATTGCTTTGGTACCGGAAGTATTAGTTACTGCCGATTTTTCCAACAAGTCAGGCCGGGCTTTCCAAACGAAGGAAATTACGGCAGCGGTTACAAGCCCTTCAACAATGCCAATTGCCAGATGGATCGGCTGCATCATGAGTAGAAAAGCATTGAAAGGAAGTTCCGTTTTTCCAGACAAGAATGTCTCAAATACCACACTCAAAGCCCCCAGCTGAAGACCCGCAATCGCTGCGATCATTGAACCGGCAAGAATGCGTTTGGGCGAGATTCCTTTCTTTGTTATGGTTTTGTAAATCAGTGGATAAGCAAGAAAACACGTATAGAAACCAAGATTAAATACATTGCAGCCATAAGCTAACAACCCGCCGTCACCAAAAAATAAGGCCTGAATCAATAAAATGGCAGCCATCGTGATAAAGCCGGCATAGGGGCCGAGCAAAATGGCAAGCAAAAGTCCTCCCCCAAGGTGTCCGCTGGATCCTGTACCCGGGATCGAAAAATTAATCATCTGTGTAGCGAAAACAAATGCGCCCATTGCCCCCATTATCGGGATCTTTTTTTCATCCAGTTCAGCTTGGACTTTCTTTATCGAATAGGCAGCAACCCCTGCTGTCGCAGTCCACATTACCGCTCCAACGACCGGTGAAATTAATGCGTCAGCCATATGCATAATAATCACTCCTCTTAATTCTGCTGTCAAAATCATTATAGTGTGCTCGCATATTTTTACAATCCTGGTAGGGGGGATAAAATTCTGATCGTTAAAGGCGACGACTTGTTTGAAACAGTAAGAATATGAGGGTATAAAGGATGAAGGTATGAGCGAAAATGCAGAATAATAGCTTAGAATTAAACTGTACAGTTTTAAGCTAGCATGCTATAATATATCAAATTGAATATACAGTAATGAGTTATTCCTGCCCGAGGGCAAGAATTGAAAAGGGAAGTCAGTTGGAGCTGACGCGGTTCCCGCCACTGTACGAGGGAGTCGAATCACATAATGTCACTGGGATTAACCTGGGAAGACGTGATTCGATAAAGATCTTAAGCCAGGAGACCTGCTCATACTGGGTACTGTAACTACCTACGGGATGTTAGGGAGGTGAATGCCTTATGTTTTCGGAATTCTTACCGCTTTCTGATACAGGTTAGATCCTTTACCTTTTCATGGTAGAGGTTTTTTTCTATCCATGGAGGGATTACTGCCGCGGTGCCACGGATGGCAAGGAGCGGCGCTATCCATGGAGGGATTACTGCCGCGGTGCCACGGATGGCAAGGAGCGGCATTGTCTCGGTTTTATCTATAGGCTAAGGAGGTTCAAATGATTGTCCTTCTGGGAGAAACATCGGCAGCTTTTGAATTAAGTAAACATCTCCAAAACAGGGGGATCAATTTTATTAAGAAGTCGGCTTGGACGGTTAAAGACTGTTTGCCGGCGGATTCAGTTATTCTTGATGTCAGCCATCCTTTGAGTGATAAGTTCTGTTCACTGAGACAGTTATGTGAACAATTCCATATTCCGTACCTCAGATTAGAAAGACCTGAAACCCACATCCCAGAAAATTCCTTGATATTCCAGACATATAATTGGGATGAAGTTTTGTATCGTCTTAATGAGCGCGTTGGTGCATTACACCGGGAAAAAGGACGAAAGGTTAATGTTTTTGTTACTACCGGCAGTCACCAATTGGGTAGTATTGTACATAGCGCTTTTGCGGGCATGGCCCGTTTTATTGTCCGGGTTCTCCCTGAAGGACGACTGGTACAGAAATGCCAGGACTTAGGTATTCAACCCCGGGACATCGTCGCCATGCAAGGTCCTTTTTCCAAAGACATTAACAAAGCGCTTTTTAAGTTCTATGGAGCGGACGTCGTGTTGACAAAGGACAGCGGTCAAGCCGGCGGGACGGATACGAAAATTTCGGCTGCGTTAGAATCGGGTCTGGAAATCATTGTAATTCGAAAAAACAAAACGGACTATGGTTTGACCATGAGGAGTGTCAATGAAGTAATAACATGGCTTGATAATAATATTTTATGAGAAGATTTTAGTTTAGATCAAGAAGAAAGGTGACACGAATGAATACGAAACGAATAACAATGGTCGCAAGCATCACCCTGATGCTGATCTTATTGCCTCAAAATGTTTTTGCCATGCACATCATGGAAGGGTTTCTTCCCCCGGTCTGGTGTATCTCCTGGGGCGTTCTGTGCATCCCGTTTGTCGCGTATGGCTTATACGCCATGCGCAAAATAACCAATGAGTCTCCAAAACTAAAGTTGCTGCTGGCAATGGCCGGTGCGTTTGTCTTTGTCTTATCCTCTTTGAAAATACCTTCCGTTACCGGGAGTTGTTCACATCCTACAGGAACTGGTTTGGGAGCTATCTTGTTCGGCCCTGCCGTTATGAGCGTACTTGGCATTATTGTTCTTCTGTTCCAGTCGATTCTACTAGCTCATGGTGGGCTGACGACGCTTGGCGCCAATACCTTTTCCATGGCGATTGTCGGTCCGTTTATCGCCTACGGTGTTTTTCTGCTGGTGAAAAAACTAAAAGGACCGGAGTGGCTGGGCGTGTTTCTGGCGGCGGCCTTGGGGGATTTGGTTACCTACATTGTCACATCGTTGCAGCTGGCGGTGGCATTCCCTGCCGCAACTGGGGGTATTGCAGTCTCAGCCGGCAAATTTATGGGGATTTTTGCCTTTACCCAAGTGCCTCTGGCCATCAGTGAAGGCATATTAACGGTTATTATTTTTAACGCGATCAAGACTTACCTGAAAAGCGACGAACTTCATTCCTTAAAAGTATTTGCTGGGGGGGATTTAAGATGAGCAGTAGCAACAATATGCCGAATAATAAAAGCAGGCTGACAACCAATCTTGTCCTGATTGCCATCGTTATTTTGCTCGCCATTGTTCCGCTGGTTATGAACAAAAACGCTGAATTCGGCGGAGCAGACGGTCAAGCTGAAACGGCGATTACTGAAATTAATCCTGAATACACGCCGTGGTTTTCTTCTATTTTTGAGCCGCCCAGCGGAGAGATTGAAAGCTTACTGTTCTCTCTGCAAGCAGCACTTGGTTCCGGTATACTCTTTTACGGACTCGGCTATATGAAGGGACGCTATAAAAGGGAAGAGAAAAACAAAAACTAATATAAGGAAATCAAAAGATGATCAATATCGATAAATATGCCTATGCTTCCAAACTAAGTAAAACAAATCCCATGGAAAAAATGGCGCTTGCTTTGCTGACGTTATGTGTCTGTCTTTGGGCAAACTCTATCCTGCTTTCGGTTACCGTATTATTGATTATGAGCTGGTTGACTGTCAAAAAGGGAGGCATACCCCTCCCTTTTTTTCTTAAACTGATGCTCATACCAATGTCTTTCCTTATTCTGGGTGTCCTTATGATCGCTTTTCAAATTGTAAACGATCCGCATCAGTTTATTCTGGCTTTTCCAGTGTTTGGTTTTTATTTGGGATTCTCCAAACCCGGTATGGAGACGGCGATACAGCT is a genomic window containing:
- a CDS encoding energy-coupling factor ABC transporter permease, with translation MNTKRITMVASITLMLILLPQNVFAMHIMEGFLPPVWCISWGVLCIPFVAYGLYAMRKITNESPKLKLLLAMAGAFVFVLSSLKIPSVTGSCSHPTGTGLGAILFGPAVMSVLGIIVLLFQSILLAHGGLTTLGANTFSMAIVGPFIAYGVFLLVKKLKGPEWLGVFLAAALGDLVTYIVTSLQLAVAFPAATGGIAVSAGKFMGIFAFTQVPLAISEGILTVIIFNAIKTYLKSDELHSLKVFAGGDLR
- a CDS encoding energy-coupling factor ABC transporter substrate-binding protein: MSSSNNMPNNKSRLTTNLVLIAIVILLAIVPLVMNKNAEFGGADGQAETAITEINPEYTPWFSSIFEPPSGEIESLLFSLQAALGSGILFYGLGYMKGRYKREEKNKN
- a CDS encoding energy-coupling factor ABC transporter permease; the protein is MHMADALISPVVGAVMWTATAGVAAYSIKKVQAELDEKKIPIMGAMGAFVFATQMINFSIPGTGSSGHLGGGLLLAILLGPYAGFITMAAILLIQALFFGDGGLLAYGCNVFNLGFYTCFLAYPLIYKTITKKGISPKRILAGSMIAAIAGLQLGALSVVFETFLSGKTELPFNAFLLMMQPIHLAIGIVEGLVTAAVISFVWKARPDLLEKSAVTNTSGTKAIKRVVIGFLIAALVIGGGVSWFASANPDGLEWSMEKTAGVTELEATDGIHGFLAGIQSKTAFLPDYGFKTTNTEAHTEPAAETGDTWPAVSAGTSVSGFVGGALTLALLIMVGFVLHFLKRRKPKAAA
- a CDS encoding precorrin-6A/cobalt-precorrin-6A reductase, giving the protein MIVLLGETSAAFELSKHLQNRGINFIKKSAWTVKDCLPADSVILDVSHPLSDKFCSLRQLCEQFHIPYLRLERPETHIPENSLIFQTYNWDEVLYRLNERVGALHREKGRKVNVFVTTGSHQLGSIVHSAFAGMARFIVRVLPEGRLVQKCQDLGIQPRDIVAMQGPFSKDINKALFKFYGADVVLTKDSGQAGGTDTKISAALESGLEIIVIRKNKTDYGLTMRSVNEVITWLDNNIL